The Plutella xylostella chromosome 25, ilPluXylo3.1, whole genome shotgun sequence region gaatctgaacaacttttttcTACTACTTTAAAAAATCCGAAAGACCCCCTGAGTCTAGGCTGGCCCCCTTTCGatttagtataccacttttgcaaccctgtaaattatgttaatttttttaatacaatttcataatatatattgtTTTCAAGTAATAGATTTtcttaatattaattcattgGCATattgagttaatttaatagtGCTATGTAggttatcatttaatttagatacttgtttttttgtgaatttaaCGATTAGACCAAATATTCTGGCGGTGGGTTTAAAAGTTTAGGTCCATCTGCGTCGTAGGTTACACATATTGTCtggttgtttttttattattattattgtaatttgcTTTTCACGGATGACGACATTCTGGGAGTCTCGTTAGACCTTGTAGACCCttgaacaataaataaatacctgtacctttaaaatatacgtttttttatttaaaccttCCAATATATTATCTAAGTAGATATCAAATAATTTGTAAGATTCAATCTTTATAATTGTATAGTTAATACTAAggaaagtataataattatataaatataaatttcaaaCGTTATTGCTATAAATTATATGGAGAATTCCAACTAGATTAATCTCATAGCATAGGGCCCTTGTAAAGGGGATATTAAGATTCTCGTACATTATGTCGCACGGCAGTGCACAATTCTGTACCTTAGAGGTAAACAGTAATAAGACAACTTTTATACTCTTTTTACACTTATGTGATAGATTTTATTCAGGTGATCTCATTAGAGTAAAAATAGAGACAAAAGAAAGTGGACTTTTACTGTTTACCTCTGAGGTACAGAATTcgtatgtaaatattttacaagtCACTATGGACATAGTTGACAAAGTGTTCCAGCGCCATCTGTCGGTGGAACAGTTGCCACTCGAACGCGTCATCCGACTCCTCGGGCTTGCGTCGTTTGACCTGCTGCCTCTTCCGCGAAGCCTGGTCTGTGGCTGCTTTCTGGATGAGGAAAGAAGGCCGTTTTAGTTGCAGAAGATGTAAGTATTACGTTTAAAAGTCACACTTTCGCGGAGTTGCAGAAAgtgactttaagctaatgtcgaccttAAATGTTTAGCTGCTATACTTTGACAGTATTAGGACAGGATGACATAGATTTAGATTAAATGCGGACATTAGTTAGAAGTTCCTTTCTGTAACACAGCGTTGCATTGGACTATGTCCTATGTGTAAGTACACAAGTTTAGTTTTCCAAagtggtgaccccgacgtgatGAAACTGTAGTATTGTGAAGATTGAAGaagtttttcaaccttttacAGATAATGCATTCGTCTGATGGCTAAGCGATTATCAACACGGTTGTACCTGTTCCTTTTCCTTGGTTATATCACCAAAGTATTTCGAAAACTCGTCCTGACCCATCTTCCATTCCTTGGCAGTTTTGTGTACCTACGAATTAAGCAAtccataatttaatttattgcaaCTGAACTAATGTTCCCATGGGGAAAGAAAGCTCGCTTAAAAagctacttaaataaataaataaataaatatgtggggacatctcacacacggccatccgaccccaagctaggcagaacctgtgttatgggtgtcggacagctgatatatctacacaaatacatagatagatagatactaaatataaatatcaacacccaagacccgagtacaaatatctgtctttaaacaaatatctgccccagccgggaatcgaacccgggaccatcggctcagtagtcaggtcactaaccactacgccattcggtcgtcatgaCTTCTAGATAAAATGTGTGAGTACCGACTAGTAGTAGTTCAATATAGCTAAGATTAAAATTCAAaaggtatataaaatatgaatataattGCCACATAGAAATACAAAATTCATTTAGGTTACTTAActaattgataataattaacaaagAACTAAAGAACGTAATTTTCGGAGGCAAATCATTCCATATTTTAGATGCTGCGTAACTGAAACTTCCTTGATATCCGATAGACATGATTGGTATACCTACGTTAGTAGTTATACTTACTTCAGTCTCAACAGCCTGTGACCTAAATAGTGTATCGGATTGCGAGGTCGCAGTTTCTCCACATCAGCTAGAGCCGTTGGCAGTATGGCTCCGAAGTGCTCGAAGATGTAGGTCATGGCGTTCTGGTCCATTTGGCCTGCAGAAGAGGTGAGTTTCTAACcactgtaaataaattttcgAGGCGGATGGAAGCGAGTCGTGTGCGAAATATCTAATGATGTGGAAAGGGAGCAAATCGGATAACGGCTTATTCCATGTACATTTAATCAGCAAAGGATGAAGCAAATAATGACAtgcttaagtacttaattttctAAGTGGGATAAAATAATTTGCCATAGTTACCAATCTCTCCACTAGGTGGCGATACAAAGGCATAAAACAGGGGCGAATTAAGGATGGGAGGACttatgccgagttgcagaaagggactttaagctaatgtcgacattaaatctatgtctgtctctttctgtccgtcaaagcaaggcaacaatacatttaatgccgacattaacttaaagatcctttctgcaactcagtgttaGTGCTATAAATAAATCAGATCATTATGTCtagaatttaaataagtaaataactaaACTTGGTCGACCATACCTGAACAATGCGGTGGAATCGGAAATATTGGTTCATCAGTCGGGTCCTTAAACTCTATCTCACATTCCTTATTTGGCGCCTCCGAATGCCCACAATCCTTTGTCACCTTTTGGAATAGTTTGTTCTCATCCAGTTTATAAGAACTAGCGCAGGTAGCTCGTTCGTAAATCTTCTCATTTTGGTCGATAGTGTAGCGACCGAATTTGTCATAGTGATACGCGGTTTCATTGTCTTCAGTCTGAAATAAGTACTTTCAAATATTAGCTAACGtaagtttataattttatattctgATGTTATGTATAACTGTCTGAAAGAGGGCAAACGTAAGGTCGGTGGTCAGCTCCTGAGGTACAAGGATGTCCTGAAAAGGCACCTCAAAAGATGCGATATCGAACCCGCACATTGGGAGAGTTTGACAGCACGACGTCCCGAGTGGAGACGATTGGTGAAGGCTAGGGTGGCTGGTTACGAGGAGCGCCgcaaaaaagaattaaatgCAAAGCGTGATGCACTGAGAGACCGGCCACCTGCGGCCATCATCTACAATTATGAACGCGGTGTTCTTACTTGTCCACACTGTGCAAGGAAGTTCACCGCCAAAATTGGCTATATTAGCCATCTTAAGGTGCACCAGCGCCAGAATTAGGGTTTGGCGCTGGTGCGCCTCAGGCGTCACAGTAAGTTAGGAGTCGATGGCAGTCGCCATggccgaaatcggtcggaAGGTCATCATCATACAGGTAAGTACTTCTCTTTGATAAGTTTCAATTTTATTCTTGTAAACGCGTGGATAATAGGAGCGACGAAGAGAATACTTACTCGCAATGTTCTAAAACATAAATGTTAGTGCCTACAGCATATTTTAAAGATACCTCACAATAGCTTCCGTCACACTTGACTTGTCGTTTGTGGAGACCATATTCCAGGATAGATATCCTATGTTTGTACGGGtcattgtaaatttttgttgGTTCTATCATATTAATGTTAGCTTCTTGTGCAACTAGAAAGAAATAATGTTATCTGTTAGTATTGTGTAGTAACTATGTGATTGCACGTAACATAACAGCATAAATAAAGGGTAAAAAAACTTTGAAATATTCCCTACCTAATATAGAGTGTCTATCTAGATCTAGTCATGTGACAATAATATCATCAATACAATGTTCACCTGTGGCTAGTGTTGGATAACTAGACCCCGCAACAGCAAAGTGAGTAAACAGAGCAAGTGCTGCCTCCgagatttttaaattcaattctTGCTTATGTGCTTGTATGTTGTCACCAATGTTTGTCCAACATTTCGTCTTGGACCCAGGTAGTTCAAAGCatctaaacaaaaaataatccAAATATTTTAACATGAAAATTAAATGGACAAGTAAATTTTGCCCCATTGTAAAAATTTCTAATTTACGAGTTTTTGTGttttacaatgtttttattatgaatacaATGTCATGGtatctataagtacctacttgctgCTAAGcatattattactttaacatacaatattattaaactacTAAACTTACTCAGTGTTATTATACTCTTTTTCTTGTTCTATTATAGAAACTTGTTCCGAGcgcaatatttttataacattgtAAATTTGGTCAAAATCCTCAATAACATCTCCCCAATATTTCACTTCCATTTCTAAATGTTCTATTGCAGGATCAATACTGTTATACTCATCTTCCATTTTCCTTTGAAGTatttttatgagttttaataCCTAAACCAATAAGTCCATTTATAGATGTCGGCAATGCGTTTCATCAGATAACTATAAGTATGCAGAAATAGGTTCTTAATATTGTGGTGTTCATACTAATTAACCTTTTGGTCCTATTTGAAACTAAAGTGAGggctaattttaaaaaatatgttattattatggaTATTGATGATGTTAGTTATTTTGACAAATCCACAATCTCAACTATCTAGATGATTGCCTTATATTTTATCTCTATCTTTATTATTACTGAAATCtcactattatattatttctatttaccTCTGCGAGTTCTAAAGAGTTGTCAGGATTTTTCTCCAGTTCAACACGTCTTTGATTAGCGTCAAGCATTTCCTCTTTCAGAGTATTAATGGCTTCAGTTCTGTTTGATACTAAGTTATTGAGATCTCTTCTCACACGGCCGTGTATGTCTTCTAGGCTCGATCTCAGTTGGTACAGCTACACatagttgaaaataaatacttattagtGGTTAGTGGAGACTGTTTAATCAAAACCTACTTACAATGAAAGTAAAAACCGTTACGTTTAATCAAAACCTAACGAGTCTAACGACATATGAAACAAAGAATAAAGCTTACACGGTCCACCAAAAACATAGCGatataagtatgagtaaattCGAATATATCAGACATCTTTTGAAGTGtaattttcaagt contains the following coding sequences:
- the LOC105384844 gene encoding uncharacterized protein LOC105384844; translated protein: MVDVYFKVFVQKLRRLELEEMCIQVLPNISSQLKKLVRLLVNTQYRDGFIHAYYGDIKEKVIAFNNFWRESIDMATKEVDLISSTASKDDYIALIDISMFMLNASQTDFAKEFLPVTSPDDKEMYIELEGKYKEHCEKILAEKERANAVHARYYPLPVIEENLKITLQKMSDIFEFTHTYIAMFLVDRLYQLRSSLEDIHGRVRRDLNNLVSNRTEAINTLKEEMLDANQRRVELEKNPDNSLELAEVLKLIKILQRKMEDEYNSIDPAIEHLEMEVKYWGDVIEDFDQIYNVIKILRSEQVSIIEQEKEYNNTECFELPGSKTKCWTNIGDNIQAHKQELNLKISEAALALFTHFAVAGSSYPTLATVAQEANINMIEPTKIYNDPYKHRISILEYGLHKRQVKCDGSYCETEDNETAYHYDKFGRYTIDQNEKIYERATCASSYKLDENKLFQKVTKDCGHSEAPNKECEIEFKDPTDEPIFPIPPHCSGQMDQNAMTYIFEHFGAILPTALADVEKLRPRNPIHYLGHRLLRLKYTKLPRNGRWVRTSFRNTLVI